In the Marinomonas algicola genome, one interval contains:
- a CDS encoding PAS domain-containing protein — protein sequence MQNPNDIFKSAFDFMPTPAFIIERVSGNIVGSNQGFRALFANQIASPPEHWLALSASSSEQDNWDWLSNEIDMGNIDRCQEKIQIGDIVITAELGFQSVDDDHYLTCVYSTDYMDLSSAENTLLKFALTESSTGLWLWETDGDLVVCSESISILLGGNPMDSPQSTEEWHNLVHPDDVLKLKTLVTEHVANNADYYEAEYRIRKGDNSYMWVKERGRTYSRDSKGNIAKIIGFMEDISSRKELEEHLRNQATYDELTGLLNRDAAISHFKKQLGLAKRQYTPLIMVKINIGADNCLIGLSNQAKNEAIRTSSQYIYNHIREADVLARVEPEKLLLLLPNTGEKDALKLISNIVDSDTRLTVNLSDGSIRELKLCAGVAIFPEDGDTIEELAESANLAVESCASSNRKIALN from the coding sequence ATGCAAAATCCAAACGATATATTTAAGTCTGCGTTTGATTTTATGCCAACACCGGCGTTCATTATTGAACGAGTAAGTGGCAACATTGTAGGTTCAAACCAAGGATTTAGAGCGTTATTTGCGAATCAAATTGCATCTCCGCCAGAGCATTGGCTAGCCCTTAGCGCATCCTCTTCTGAACAAGATAATTGGGATTGGTTATCCAATGAAATTGATATGGGTAATATAGATCGTTGCCAAGAAAAAATTCAAATTGGTGACATCGTTATAACCGCTGAGTTAGGCTTTCAATCGGTTGATGACGATCATTACCTGACTTGCGTTTACAGCACAGACTATATGGACCTTTCATCGGCTGAAAATACACTCTTGAAGTTTGCTCTTACTGAGTCCTCCACTGGCTTATGGTTATGGGAAACAGATGGCGACCTGGTTGTTTGCTCTGAATCCATTTCAATCTTACTTGGTGGTAACCCTATGGATTCACCACAATCAACAGAAGAGTGGCATAACTTAGTTCATCCCGATGATGTTCTTAAACTTAAGACCCTTGTGACTGAGCATGTGGCTAATAATGCCGATTACTACGAAGCGGAATACCGCATTAGGAAAGGCGATAACTCGTACATGTGGGTCAAAGAACGTGGACGCACTTATTCAAGAGACAGCAAAGGAAATATCGCTAAAATCATTGGTTTCATGGAGGACATTAGTTCAAGAAAAGAGCTGGAAGAACACCTTCGTAATCAAGCCACTTATGATGAATTAACTGGGTTATTGAATCGAGATGCGGCTATTTCACACTTCAAAAAGCAGCTTGGATTAGCCAAACGCCAATATACACCACTTATTATGGTGAAAATTAATATCGGTGCTGATAATTGTTTAATCGGTCTTTCTAATCAGGCTAAGAATGAAGCGATTCGAACGTCAAGCCAATATATTTATAATCATATTCGTGAAGCCGATGTATTGGCTCGAGTTGAGCCTGAAAAGTTATTGCTACTTCTACCTAATACAGGAGAAAAAGACGCTTTAAAACTCATTTCGAATATTGTGGATTCCGACACAAGATTGACCGTTAATCTATCAGACGGCAGTATTAGAGAGTTGAAACTCTGTGCAGGCGTCGCTATTTTCCCTGAAGATGGAGATACGATAGAAGAGTTAGCCGAAAGCGCTAATCTTGCTGTTGAGTCATGTGCTTCGTCTAACCGTAAAATAGCCTTAAACTAA
- a CDS encoding dihydrofolate reductase → MLSLIVAMSENQVIGINNSLPWHLPNDLQYFKRVTMGKPIIMGRKTFESIGRPLPGRRNIVVSRQDDWQFTGVDCVKTLEEAISLGNNIAFVEGHDEVMVIGGAQIYQRILPMVDRLYITHVHDVVEGDAYFPDVTWSSFNEVTREDFKAQEPNPYDYSFVVYDKLKG, encoded by the coding sequence ATGTTGTCTTTAATCGTTGCTATGTCTGAGAATCAGGTAATTGGAATTAATAATTCCCTTCCTTGGCATTTACCGAATGATTTACAGTACTTTAAACGCGTTACTATGGGGAAGCCTATTATAATGGGGCGTAAAACGTTTGAATCTATTGGAAGGCCGCTACCAGGAAGAAGAAATATTGTCGTGAGTCGTCAAGATGATTGGCAATTTACTGGAGTTGACTGTGTGAAGACGTTAGAAGAAGCTATTTCTCTTGGGAACAATATTGCATTTGTTGAAGGTCATGACGAGGTAATGGTGATAGGGGGGGCTCAAATTTACCAAAGAATTCTTCCTATGGTCGATCGTCTTTATATTACTCATGTACATGATGTTGTTGAAGGCGATGCTTACTTTCCTGATGTGACTTGGTCGTCATTTAACGAAGTCACACGAGAAGACTTTAAAGCACAAGAGCCAAACCCGTATGATTACAGTTTTGTTGTATACGATAAGCTCAAAGGATAG
- a CDS encoding thymidylate synthase yields the protein MLPYLQLLQDVLDNGQFKGDRTGTGTYSVFGRQVRYDLQAGFPLLTTKKLHIRSILHELLWFLSGETNIRYLKENGVSIWDEWATDEGELGPVYGAQWRNWKGEDGKVYDQVATLVEGLKNNPSSRRHIINGWNVACLPDETKKPWENAAAGLMALPPCHVLYQFYVCDGKLSASLYIRSNDLFLGNPYNTASLAFLTHMLAQQCDLEPGEIVLSIGDCHLYANHIEQAKLQLERTPSALPKLNMLRRPDSIFDYRFDDFEILGYEPQSHISAPIAI from the coding sequence ATGCTTCCTTATCTGCAACTCTTGCAGGATGTTTTAGACAACGGACAATTTAAAGGTGATCGAACTGGCACCGGCACTTACAGTGTGTTTGGCCGTCAAGTTCGCTATGATCTACAAGCGGGCTTTCCTTTATTAACCACAAAAAAACTTCATATCCGTAGTATCTTGCATGAGCTTTTGTGGTTTTTAAGTGGTGAGACAAATATTCGCTACCTAAAAGAGAATGGTGTAAGCATCTGGGATGAATGGGCGACGGATGAGGGCGAACTTGGCCCTGTTTATGGTGCTCAGTGGCGTAATTGGAAAGGAGAAGACGGTAAGGTATACGATCAAGTGGCCACACTCGTAGAAGGATTGAAAAATAACCCTTCTAGTCGTAGACACATTATCAATGGCTGGAACGTGGCTTGTTTACCAGACGAAACCAAAAAACCTTGGGAGAATGCGGCGGCCGGTTTAATGGCGTTACCCCCTTGTCACGTCTTATACCAATTTTACGTTTGTGATGGAAAATTAAGTGCGTCGCTTTACATTCGCAGTAACGATCTATTTCTTGGAAACCCTTATAATACAGCCTCTTTGGCCTTCTTAACCCATATGCTGGCTCAGCAATGTGACTTAGAGCCAGGAGAAATTGTTCTTTCGATCGGTGATTGCCACCTTTATGCGAATCACATTGAACAAGCAAAATTACAGCTTGAGAGAACGCCTTCTGCCTTGCCGAAACTCAATATGTTGCGCAGGCCAGATTCAATATTTGATTATCGCTTTGACGATTTTGAAATTCTTGGTTATGAACCTCAGAGTCATATATCCGCGCCTATTGCGATTTAA
- the lgt gene encoding prolipoprotein diacylglyceryl transferase has protein sequence MIDYPNIDPIAVSLGPLSVHWYGIMYLIGFAGAYLLGTYRAKLSSGNWTKDQMSDVIFYGAMGVILGGRIGYILFYQFEGLLSDPLSLFRIWEGGMSFHGGLLGVIVAMLLFSRRYNKHLIDVTDFIAPLVPIGLGAGRVGNFIGGELWGKATEASWGMVFPNDPSQLVRHPSQLYQFVLEGIVLFVILWFFSQKQKPRYCVSGMFLLFYGLFRIVVEFFRQPDAHIGYLAFDWLTQGQLLSLPMVFGGVALILYGYKSSLTAK, from the coding sequence ATGATTGATTACCCTAATATTGACCCTATTGCGGTTTCTCTTGGTCCACTGTCCGTGCATTGGTATGGAATTATGTATTTGATCGGCTTTGCTGGTGCGTACTTGCTGGGCACTTACAGAGCAAAGTTGTCCTCCGGCAACTGGACCAAAGATCAAATGAGTGATGTTATTTTTTATGGTGCCATGGGCGTTATTCTTGGTGGTCGTATTGGTTATATCTTGTTTTACCAATTCGAAGGATTACTAAGCGACCCCTTAAGCTTATTTCGTATTTGGGAAGGCGGAATGTCATTCCACGGCGGCTTATTAGGCGTAATAGTGGCGATGTTACTCTTTAGTCGTCGCTATAATAAGCACCTGATTGACGTGACAGACTTTATCGCACCTTTAGTCCCTATTGGGTTGGGCGCAGGGCGAGTTGGAAACTTTATTGGTGGGGAGCTTTGGGGGAAGGCCACAGAAGCCTCTTGGGGCATGGTATTTCCGAATGACCCAAGCCAACTAGTACGTCATCCGTCTCAGCTGTATCAATTTGTACTTGAAGGCATCGTACTTTTTGTCATTTTATGGTTTTTTTCTCAGAAACAGAAACCTAGATATTGTGTCTCTGGTATGTTTCTACTTTTCTATGGTTTATTTAGGATTGTGGTTGAGTTTTTCCGCCAGCCTGATGCTCATATTGGTTATTTAGCCTTTGACTGGTTAACTCAAGGTCAGTTGTTATCTTTGCCAATGGTGTTTGGAGGGGTAGCCTTGATCCTTTATGGTTACAAGTCGAGTTTAACGGCTAAATAA
- the ptsP gene encoding phosphoenolpyruvate--protein phosphotransferase — MLSLLRRITQEVAAAESLSAALDIIVRRVRRSMRAEVCSVYLVDPNSKEYLLMATRGLNAEVAGNASLKPDEGLVSLVGRRAEPVNLEDAQKHPAFHFLKGTGEERYQSFLGVPIIHHRQVLGVLVVQHEEKRRFDESEEAFLMTLSAQLASIIAHAEATGAMTVFNKSNEVAHSDLRYKGIAGSSGVAIGTAVVVYPPADLNAIPDRVTDDSEQEILEFRMALEGARKDIRQASSRLSQHLSSDERALFDVYLKMLDDNTIAIEVENKIKAGNWAQGALRQVFLAHIAQFNMMDDPYLRERASDVRDLGCRILSHLQESSPNAANRFSEPAIVIGEELTASMLGEIPLDMIKGLVSVRGSGNSHVAILARAMGIPTVMGAMDLPYAQLDKKSMIIDGYTGRIFTNPSEKMIESYQQVVDEQKLLEEEFLTLRDLPCETKDGHRMSLFVNTGLSADIGLSLDRGAEGIGLYRTEVPFMVRERFPTEKEQEHIYRQQLEGFAPAPVTMRTLDIGGDKALPYFSIKEENPFLGWRGIRVTLDHTEIFLGQIRAMIKASAGLHNLKIMLPMISNVAEVEEAQSLIRRSFMEVKEEGYDVQMPQIGVMIEVPAAVYQVKALAAIVDFMSVGSNDLTQYLLAVDRNNPRVADLYSPFHPAVLRALFNIVIDVKHEGISLSVCGEMAGDPMGAILLMAMGYDTLSMSSTSLPKVKAVIRNITVEQANEMLEQVMNLVHADAVTQTMTRLMREADIERLVKPSKSNQSVH, encoded by the coding sequence ATGCTAAGTTTGTTAAGGCGCATTACACAAGAAGTGGCGGCCGCAGAATCCTTGTCTGCCGCATTGGATATTATTGTGCGGCGAGTAAGGCGCTCAATGAGGGCCGAAGTATGCTCAGTTTACCTGGTTGATCCCAATTCGAAAGAATATTTGTTAATGGCGACCCGTGGCTTAAATGCTGAGGTGGCTGGTAATGCCAGTTTGAAGCCTGATGAGGGCTTAGTGAGTCTTGTTGGTCGTCGGGCTGAACCCGTCAATTTAGAAGATGCGCAAAAACACCCAGCTTTCCATTTTTTAAAAGGAACAGGAGAAGAGCGCTATCAATCTTTTTTGGGCGTACCGATTATCCACCACCGTCAGGTGCTGGGTGTATTGGTGGTACAGCACGAGGAAAAACGTCGTTTTGATGAAAGTGAAGAAGCCTTTTTAATGACCTTATCGGCTCAGCTAGCCAGTATCATTGCTCATGCTGAAGCAACAGGTGCCATGACGGTTTTTAATAAATCAAACGAAGTCGCTCATTCTGATTTGCGTTACAAAGGGATAGCCGGTAGTTCTGGTGTTGCCATTGGCACGGCGGTTGTTGTGTACCCTCCTGCCGATTTAAATGCCATTCCAGATCGAGTTACGGATGACTCAGAGCAAGAAATTTTAGAGTTTCGTATGGCGCTAGAAGGCGCTAGAAAAGACATCAGACAAGCAAGTAGCCGTCTTAGCCAGCATCTTTCTTCCGATGAGCGAGCCTTGTTTGATGTCTATTTAAAAATGTTAGATGACAACACCATTGCGATTGAAGTCGAGAATAAAATTAAGGCAGGAAATTGGGCTCAGGGTGCATTGCGTCAAGTCTTTCTGGCGCACATTGCACAATTTAATATGATGGATGATCCATATTTACGAGAAAGGGCATCTGATGTTCGAGATCTCGGTTGTCGTATTTTATCTCACCTTCAGGAAAGTTCACCTAATGCTGCGAACCGTTTTTCCGAACCGGCCATAGTGATTGGAGAAGAGCTAACCGCTTCCATGTTAGGTGAAATCCCATTAGATATGATTAAAGGGCTTGTATCCGTTAGAGGGTCTGGCAACTCTCATGTCGCCATTTTGGCAAGAGCGATGGGAATCCCCACCGTGATGGGCGCAATGGATTTACCCTATGCTCAGCTTGATAAAAAAAGCATGATTATCGATGGCTATACGGGAAGAATATTTACCAATCCATCAGAGAAAATGATTGAAAGTTATCAACAGGTTGTTGATGAGCAAAAACTATTAGAAGAAGAGTTCCTGACGCTTAGGGATTTACCTTGCGAAACCAAAGACGGTCATCGCATGTCTTTGTTTGTGAATACTGGTTTATCGGCCGATATAGGACTGTCTCTTGATCGTGGAGCAGAAGGTATTGGGCTGTACCGTACCGAGGTGCCATTTATGGTACGCGAGCGTTTTCCAACTGAAAAAGAGCAAGAGCATATATACCGGCAACAGCTTGAAGGTTTTGCACCGGCTCCAGTAACGATGAGGACGTTGGATATTGGTGGCGATAAAGCCTTACCATATTTCTCTATAAAAGAAGAAAATCCATTCCTTGGATGGCGTGGCATTCGTGTCACATTGGACCATACCGAAATATTCTTAGGTCAAATACGTGCGATGATTAAGGCCAGTGCAGGGCTGCATAATCTTAAAATCATGCTTCCTATGATATCTAATGTGGCGGAAGTGGAAGAAGCTCAGTCATTGATTAGGCGCTCTTTTATGGAGGTAAAGGAAGAAGGTTATGATGTTCAAATGCCTCAAATAGGCGTCATGATCGAGGTCCCTGCTGCCGTGTATCAAGTTAAAGCATTAGCGGCTATCGTCGACTTTATGTCAGTGGGCAGCAATGATTTAACACAATATCTTCTGGCGGTAGATAGAAACAACCCACGAGTAGCCGACTTATACAGCCCTTTCCATCCTGCTGTATTACGGGCACTGTTTAATATAGTGATTGATGTGAAGCATGAAGGCATCAGTTTAAGTGTTTGTGGTGAGATGGCGGGAGATCCAATGGGTGCTATTTTATTGATGGCAATGGGTTATGACACCTTGTCTATGAGTTCAACGAGTTTGCCTAAGGTGAAAGCGGTTATACGAAACATTACGGTAGAACAGGCTAATGAAATGCTGGAACAAGTTATGAACTTGGTTCACGCTGATGCGGTGACTCAAACGATGACACGCCTTATGAGAGAAGCGGATATTGAACGCTTGGTTAAACCAAGTAAAAGCAATCAATCGGTGCACTAG
- a CDS encoding RNA pyrophosphohydrolase — protein MIDTDGYRPNVGIILMNERGQLLWARRIGQNAWQFPQGGIKNDETAEDALFRELKEEVGLEPHQVEIVGKTRGWLRYRLPKRMLRHNSKPLCIGQKQKWFLLSIRCPDADVCVDGTECPEFDGWRWVSYWYPLGQVVAFKKDVYRRALKELIPNAHRWLDKVDRSVA, from the coding sequence GTGATTGATACAGACGGATATAGGCCGAATGTAGGCATCATACTTATGAACGAGCGAGGCCAACTTTTATGGGCAAGGCGAATAGGTCAAAATGCTTGGCAGTTCCCTCAAGGCGGTATTAAGAATGATGAAACCGCCGAAGATGCTCTATTTCGAGAATTGAAAGAAGAAGTTGGCTTAGAGCCTCATCAAGTAGAAATTGTTGGAAAAACACGTGGCTGGTTAAGGTATCGTTTGCCTAAACGTATGTTACGACATAATAGTAAACCTTTGTGTATTGGGCAAAAACAAAAGTGGTTTTTGCTTTCTATTCGCTGTCCTGATGCTGATGTATGTGTTGATGGGACAGAATGTCCCGAGTTTGATGGGTGGCGTTGGGTAAGTTATTGGTATCCTTTAGGTCAGGTCGTTGCTTTTAAAAAGGATGTTTACCGTCGTGCATTAAAGGAATTAATTCCTAATGCCCACAGATGGTTAGATAAGGTAGATAGGTCAGTAGCTTGA
- a CDS encoding HAD family hydrolase yields the protein MTLAIFDLDGTLLEGDSDYSWGQFLVEQNLVDVDLYKKANDRFYQDYVAGTLNIHEYLEFSLAPLKNFSESELDALHKTFVEQKINPMIHQKALDLIADHRKRGHFLLIITATNQFVTGPISKMLGMDDLIAPIPEIIDGRHTGKIVGIPSFQAGKVTRLHSWLKETGHSLEGSYFYSDSHNDLPLLEQVAFPVAVDADKTLADIAMQKGWPHISLRD from the coding sequence GTGACGCTTGCTATATTTGATTTGGATGGGACCCTTTTAGAGGGTGACAGTGATTACAGTTGGGGGCAGTTTTTAGTTGAGCAGAACCTAGTCGACGTTGACTTATATAAAAAAGCCAATGATCGCTTCTATCAGGATTATGTTGCAGGGACACTTAACATTCACGAATACCTTGAGTTCAGTTTAGCGCCGCTAAAGAATTTTTCTGAAAGTGAGCTTGACGCTCTTCATAAGACGTTTGTTGAACAGAAAATTAACCCTATGATCCATCAAAAAGCATTAGATTTAATTGCAGATCATAGAAAAAGAGGTCACTTTTTACTTATTATCACCGCTACAAATCAATTTGTAACGGGCCCAATTAGTAAAATGCTGGGCATGGATGACCTTATCGCACCTATCCCTGAAATTATTGATGGTCGCCACACGGGAAAAATCGTTGGCATACCAAGTTTTCAAGCAGGCAAAGTAACTCGTCTACACAGCTGGTTAAAAGAAACAGGGCACTCACTTGAAGGCAGTTATTTCTACAGTGATTCACATAATGATTTGCCTTTATTAGAACAAGTGGCGTTCCCTGTTGCTGTAGATGCGGACAAAACATTAGCCGATATTGCAATGCAAAAAGGGTGGCCGCACATATCGTTGCGAGACTAG
- a CDS encoding class I SAM-dependent rRNA methyltransferase: MSIIRLKGQADRRLRAGHQWIYSNEIDTNVSPLKQFVAGDQVVVEAANGKALGMATVNPNTLIYGRLFSREVGTVLNKSLIVHRLKIALSLREMAYKGPYYRLVFGDSDGLSGLVVDRFGDVLVVQISTAGMERVKQDIIDGLIDVIKPEAILMKNDGKMRSVEGLETSVEEVYGTVPREVFIQENDVLFQVPVWDGQKTGWFYDHRENRKTMQGFCDGKRVLDVFSYIGGWGVQAASAGATDVTFIDASESALSHVEANLQLNQYEGHSSLMQGDAFEAMQSLIADKQRFDVVVMDPPAFITRRKDIKAGEGAYHRANQLALRLVAKGGVLVTGSCSMHLEESRLHDIVRSNTRSLERFSQLIYRGTQAPDHPVHPSIDETEYLKALFYRVHNNMGL; encoded by the coding sequence TTGAGCATAATTCGACTAAAAGGGCAGGCTGATCGACGATTGCGTGCAGGCCATCAATGGATTTACAGTAATGAGATTGATACAAATGTGAGTCCACTGAAGCAATTCGTCGCAGGTGATCAGGTTGTGGTCGAGGCAGCGAATGGAAAAGCGTTAGGTATGGCGACCGTAAACCCAAATACTTTGATTTACGGCCGATTATTTAGTCGTGAAGTGGGTACCGTGCTGAATAAATCTCTTATTGTTCATCGCCTTAAAATTGCTCTTTCTCTTCGTGAAATGGCTTATAAGGGGCCTTATTATCGCTTGGTTTTTGGCGATTCAGATGGATTATCTGGATTAGTTGTGGATCGATTTGGCGATGTATTGGTTGTACAAATATCTACAGCCGGTATGGAAAGAGTAAAACAAGACATCATTGATGGTTTGATTGACGTCATTAAGCCAGAAGCCATACTGATGAAAAATGATGGCAAGATGCGCTCAGTTGAGGGTTTAGAAACGAGTGTTGAAGAAGTCTATGGTACCGTTCCTAGAGAAGTCTTTATTCAAGAAAACGATGTCTTGTTCCAAGTGCCTGTTTGGGACGGTCAAAAAACGGGTTGGTTTTATGATCACCGTGAAAATCGTAAGACCATGCAAGGGTTTTGTGATGGCAAAAGAGTGTTGGATGTTTTCTCGTATATTGGAGGCTGGGGAGTTCAAGCGGCTTCTGCTGGAGCAACGGATGTTACTTTCATTGATGCATCAGAAAGTGCATTAAGTCATGTAGAGGCTAACTTACAATTAAACCAATATGAAGGTCATTCTTCATTAATGCAGGGCGACGCGTTTGAAGCAATGCAGTCATTAATTGCGGACAAACAACGTTTTGATGTGGTTGTTATGGATCCGCCAGCCTTTATTACTCGTCGTAAGGATATTAAAGCGGGTGAGGGCGCTTATCATAGAGCAAACCAACTGGCGCTAAGATTGGTGGCGAAAGGTGGCGTTTTAGTGACGGGTTCATGTTCTATGCATTTAGAAGAATCTCGCTTGCATGATATTGTTCGTAGCAACACTCGATCATTAGAGCGTTTTTCTCAGCTCATTTACCGGGGTACACAAGCACCAGATCACCCAGTTCATCCATCCATTGATGAAACGGAATATCTGAAAGCATTGTTTTATCGTGTGCACAATAATATGGGCTTATAA
- a CDS encoding HDOD domain-containing protein, translating to MSTEITESQLQRILQGISIPPQPQVMVDLNMEQAMPDPNINRMAEIISQDVGLSAAILKLINSSYYGLPRKVTSIQQAVMMLGIGSLTNLVNGLSVKSQLSDESIQALHGFWDNAMDVAAVSASIAKQIGFRFQDECYSLGLFHNAGIPLMMMRFKGYSKVLEESYQDPNFELTNNENKRFKTNHSVVGYYLAKSWVLPRSSCHVIAHHHRTEKLFQERIAGDKNTLAFAAILKMSEHISGTYKLIGKASVDYEWEKIGEYALEHLELTQYDFEGIIEACHEQGIGLG from the coding sequence ATGTCTACAGAAATCACCGAATCGCAGCTTCAGCGTATATTGCAAGGAATCAGTATTCCACCACAACCTCAGGTTATGGTGGATCTAAACATGGAACAAGCGATGCCAGACCCAAATATCAATCGTATGGCTGAAATTATTTCACAAGATGTTGGTTTATCCGCTGCTATTTTAAAACTAATCAACTCTTCTTATTATGGCTTACCTAGAAAAGTAACATCCATTCAGCAGGCGGTTATGATGCTGGGAATCGGCAGCCTAACCAATTTAGTCAATGGTCTATCGGTTAAAAGTCAGCTGTCTGATGAGTCGATTCAAGCATTACATGGTTTTTGGGACAATGCGATGGATGTCGCAGCGGTGAGCGCCAGTATAGCGAAACAAATCGGATTTCGCTTTCAAGACGAATGCTACTCCTTAGGTTTGTTTCACAATGCCGGCATCCCTCTGATGATGATGCGTTTTAAAGGTTACTCAAAAGTATTAGAAGAGTCCTATCAAGATCCAAATTTTGAATTAACCAATAATGAAAACAAACGCTTTAAAACGAATCACTCGGTAGTCGGGTATTATTTAGCGAAATCGTGGGTTTTACCAAGAAGCAGCTGCCATGTTATCGCCCACCATCATAGAACTGAAAAATTGTTCCAAGAACGAATAGCGGGTGACAAAAATACGTTAGCTTTTGCCGCTATTTTAAAAATGTCTGAGCACATATCTGGGACTTATAAATTAATAGGCAAAGCATCTGTTGATTATGAATGGGAAAAAATTGGAGAGTATGCGTTAGAACATTTAGAGCTGACCCAATACGATTTTGAAGGCATTATTGAGGCCTGCCATGAACAAGGAATAGGCCTCGGGTAG
- a CDS encoding ABC transporter ATP-binding protein → MTSPSTSAVSELSIHNVTISYDDIQIIKEVSFSLKEGEIGCLLGPSGCGKSTLLRAIAGFEPLTYGEVHIDGELLASTTYSVPPEQRKFGMVFQDIALFPHLTIFENIVFGIKHWSKQKQISRVSYLLDLVGLSGYDDRYPHSLSGGQQQRIALARAMAPKPRLLLMDEPFSGLDTKLREELVPEIRQILLQENMSAILVTHDQLEAFAMADQVSVMSEGCIHQTGTAYQIYHRPSTRFVASFIGHGDFLSSVVCGDDCVHSDLGEIRGSGFHGFESGEKVDLLVRPDDILHDDDSNFKGLIVNKWFRGSHFLYRVKLPSGKVVFCFASSHHNHSVDQEIGLSVNLDHLVLFPKAG, encoded by the coding sequence ATGACTTCTCCTTCTACGTCAGCCGTATCCGAATTATCCATTCATAATGTGACAATTTCGTATGATGATATACAGATCATCAAAGAGGTAAGTTTCTCTTTGAAAGAAGGGGAAATAGGCTGTTTACTGGGACCGAGTGGTTGCGGTAAGTCCACTTTACTTCGGGCGATTGCCGGCTTTGAACCATTGACTTATGGAGAGGTCCATATTGATGGCGAGCTATTGGCATCCACAACGTATTCAGTACCGCCAGAGCAAAGAAAGTTTGGCATGGTATTTCAAGACATCGCCTTGTTTCCGCATTTAACCATTTTCGAAAATATTGTTTTTGGTATTAAGCATTGGAGCAAGCAAAAGCAAATTTCACGTGTCTCCTATTTATTGGACCTTGTTGGCTTATCTGGCTACGATGACCGCTATCCTCATTCTTTATCTGGAGGTCAGCAACAACGCATCGCTCTAGCGAGAGCCATGGCCCCTAAACCACGATTATTATTAATGGATGAACCTTTTTCAGGCTTAGACACCAAATTAAGAGAGGAGCTTGTACCAGAAATTCGTCAGATTTTATTGCAAGAAAATATGAGCGCTATTTTAGTAACACACGATCAGCTTGAAGCATTTGCTATGGCCGACCAGGTGTCTGTGATGAGTGAAGGCTGTATCCATCAAACAGGGACGGCTTATCAAATTTATCATAGACCAAGCACTCGTTTTGTTGCGAGCTTTATTGGACATGGTGATTTTTTATCCTCTGTTGTTTGTGGTGATGATTGTGTGCATTCGGATTTAGGTGAAATCAGAGGAAGTGGTTTTCATGGTTTCGAATCAGGTGAAAAAGTGGATCTATTGGTAAGACCTGATGATATTTTGCACGATGATGACAGCAACTTTAAAGGATTAATTGTGAATAAGTGGTTTAGAGGGTCTCACTTTTTATATCGTGTGAAACTGCCTTCTGGAAAAGTCGTGTTTTGCTTCGCCTCTTCTCATCATAACCATAGTGTTGACCAAGAGATTGGTCTTTCAGTCAATTTGGATCATTTAGTCTTATTTCCTAAAGCGGGTTAA